Proteins co-encoded in one Papaver somniferum cultivar HN1 chromosome 5, ASM357369v1, whole genome shotgun sequence genomic window:
- the LOC113284620 gene encoding protein NLP9-like, producing MEFNYPVRDKGVNYWASSSSSSSAPVHIDGGFLDSSNQISMDSFNNFSGLMNFDYSGGDGEFCSGGSPDCFSVPSISDGFVTFSPLNFTSQSSCVFPMIDGDGDGGGGCSPDAAAFSDKLVFQQVDDTTQVDLPLNESTDVNDSDGGQLSNNELSPVRMSDMMVDVVIPRPLSWTFSERMLKALGMFKDSSGGGILAQVWVPVTQGNEIVLSTCEQPYLLDQMLEGYREVSRGFTFPAKEKPGCYPGLPGRVFSSKLPEWTSNVMYYNMVEYLRVKYAIDHEVRGSLALPIINPEDQSCCAVLELVTVKEKSNFDPEIENVCRALQSVNLKTIAPPRVHPQCFSMNQRAALAEIVDVLRAACHAHRLPLALTWIPCSYPDVAKNEHIEMSLRENKNSSSEKSVLCVEDTACYVNNTDMQGFVRACTEQFLEKGQGIVGRALQSNHPFFSPDVKEYAIRDYPLVHHSRKYGLNAAVAIRLRSTYTGDDDYILEFFLPINCTGSSEQQLLLNSLSNTMQRVCRSLRTVSNAELVGVDESKLGIQKGAPINLPSSVLSGNPNCRSDSAERLPLHLSDAMSDGTEADRSSDQTVSGLKRQREKRQTTTEKNISLSVLQQYFSGSLKDAAKAIGVCPTTLKRICRQHGISRWPSRKINKVNRSLRKIKTVIDSVQGVEGGLKFDPITGGLVAATTFTPDHDAHNSFFSHKQQTTRNSDSGGQDVISVSSVPYIECENGIVKLEDDGCTMGRSQLGSIGRMLLNHTCKAEKGNSNIPLVELGSGPLQEVGVESMPWESIEDVSQSSYFAKRRCEGWISNNGGACTVETTSKLAVDEMDMGIEAYDGVVEHNQPTCSDTTGSSNCSGSMVNGCTSSSLHTQNTSKSKSSASSESAITVKATYKEDTVRFKFEPFAGCQQLFEEVGKRFKLSTGTFQLKYLDDEQEWVMLVSESDLEECLEILETIGSRSMKLVVRDVPCVMGSSVSSNCLIT from the exons ATGGAGTTTAATTACCCAGTTAGAGATAAGGGTGTGAATTATtgggcttcttcttcttcttcttcatcagctCCTGTTCATATCGATGGGGGTTTCTTAGATAGTAGTAATCAGATTTCAATGGATTCGTTTAATAATTTCTCAGGCTTGATGAATTTCGATTATAGTGGTGGAGATGGTGAATTCTGTAGTGGTGGTTCTCCTGATTGTTTTTCTGTTCCATCAATTTCTGATGGATTTGTAACTTTCAGTCCGTTGAATTTCACTTCACAGAGTTCATGTGTATTTCCTATGattgatggtgatggtgatggtggtggtggttgttctcCTGATGCGGCGGCCTTCTCTGATAAATTGGTGTTTCAACAAGTTGATGATACTACACAAGTTGATTTGCCATTGAATGAATCTACAGATGTGAATGATTCTGATGGGGGGCAATTGAGTAATAACGAATTGTCTCCGGTGAGAATGAGTGATATGATGGTGGATGTTGTGATTCCGAGGCCGCTTTCATGGACATTTTCTGAAAGAATGCTCAAAGCTTTGGGGATGTTTAAAGATTCGTCTGGAGGTGGTATTCTTGCTCAAGTTTGGGTACCTGTGACACAAGGAAATGAGATTGTTTTAAGTACTTGTGAACAACCTTATTTGTTAGATCAAATGCTTGAAGGATATCGAGAAGTATCGAGGGGCTTTACATTTCCTGCTAAAGAGAAGCCTGGTTGTTATCCTGGACTTCCTGGCCgtgtttttagttctaaattgCCTGAATGGACTTCTAATGTTATGTATTACAATATGGTTGAGTACTTGCGCGTGAAATATGCAATTGATCATGAAGTTCGTGGATCTCTTGCGTTACCTATTATCAATCCGGAAGACCAGTCTTGTTGTGCTGTTCTTGAGCTTGTCACTGTGAAAGAAAAATCTAATTTTGATCCTGAGATTGAGAATGTTTGCCGCGCTCTTCAG tctgtgaacttgaagacCATCGCACCACCTCGAGTTCATCCACAG TGCTTCTCAATGAACCAAAGAGCTGCGCTGGCAGAGATAGTTGATGTGCTAAGAGCTGCTTGTCATGCACATAGACTACCATTGGCTCTGACATGGATTCCTTGTAGCTACCCGGACGTGGCAAAGAATGAACATATTGAGATGTCTTtgcgagagaataaaaatagttcTAGCGAAAAAAGTGTACTGTGTGTTGAGGATACTGCGTGCTATGTGAATAACACAGATATGCAAGGGTTTGTGCGTGCATGTACAGAACAGTTCCTCGAGAAAGGACAAGGTATTGTTGGTAGAGCACTTCAATCGAATCATCCTTTCTTCTCCCCTGATGTAAAGGAATATGCTATCAGAGATTACCCTCTGGTACATCATTCACGCAAGTATGGTCTGAATGCTGCGGTGGCGATCAGGCTAAGGAGTACTTACACCGGCGATGATGATTACATACTCGAGTTTTTTCTCCCTATCAATTGCACAGGGAGTTCGGAGCAACAACTGTTGTTAAATAGTCTCTCTAACACAATGCAAAGGGTTTGTAGGAGTTTGCGAACCGTCTCAAATGCAGAACTAGTAGGTGTTGACGAATCAAAACTAGGAATTCAAAAGGGAGCACCAATAAACTTACCATCTAGTGTGCTGTCCGGTAATCCAAATTGCCGATCAGATTCAGCTGAAAGGCTGCCTTTGCACCTGTCTGATGCTATGAGTGATGGCACTGAAGCTGACAGGTCCTCTGATCAG ACGGTGAGCGGCTTAAAAAGACAGCGGGAGAAAAGGCAAACTACAACTGAGAAAAATATCAGCTTAAGTGTTCTTCAGCAATACTTTTCTGGAAGCCTCAAGGATGCAGCAAAAGCTATTGGTG TATGCCCAACTACGTTGAAACGGATATGTAGACAGCATGGAATCTCGAGATGGCCATCTCGCAAAATAAACAAGGTGAATCGATCTTTAAGGAAAATAAAGACCGTGATTGATTCAGTCCAAGGAGTTGAAGGAGGGTTGAAGTTTGATCCTATCACTGGGGGGCTTGTAGCAGCAACCACCTTCACCCCAGACCACGATGCACACAACAGCTTTTTCTCACACAAACAACAGACTACTAGAAATTCAGATTCAGGAGGCCAAGATGTAATTTCAGTTAGTTCAGTTCCTTACATCGAGTGTGAGAACGGTATCGtgaagttggaagatgatgggtGCACAATGGGTAGATCCCAACTTGGGAGTATAGGTCGTATGCTTCTTAATCATACTTGCAAAGCGGAGAAAGGGAACTCCAATATCCCTCTTGTTGAACTAGGCTCCGGACCGTTACAAGAAGTTGGCGTTGAAAGTATGCCTTGGGAATCTATTGAAGATGTCTCACAAAGCTCTTATTTTGCAAAACGGAGGTGTGAAGGGTGGATTTCGAATAATGGAGGTGCATGTACTGTTGAGACCACTTCTAAGTTAGCAGTTGATGAGATGGATATGGGCATTGAGGCGTATGATGGGGTAGTTGAGCACAACCAACCAACATGTTCAGACACGACtggttcatccaactgttcaggCTCAATGGTGAATGGCTGCACATCCAGCTCCCTGCACACTCAGAATACTTCTAAAAGCAAATCATCTGCAAGTAGCGAATCTGCAATTACAGTGAAGGCTACTTATAAAGAAGATACAGTGCGTTTCAAGTTTGAACCTTTCGCTGGATGCCAGCAGTTGTTTGAAGAAGTAGGAAAGAGATTCAAATTATCAACTGGGACATTTCAGCTCAAGTACTTGGATGATGAGCAAGAGTGGGTTATGTTGGTGAGTGAATCTGATTTAGAGGAGTGTTTGGAGATACTAGAAACTATCGGGTCTCGCAGTATGAAACTTGTTGTACGTGATGTTCCTTGCGTAATGGGTAGCTCTGTCAGTAGCAATTGCTTGATCACATGA